A single Gopherus flavomarginatus isolate rGopFla2 chromosome 24, rGopFla2.mat.asm, whole genome shotgun sequence DNA region contains:
- the IZUMO4 gene encoding izumo sperm-egg fusion protein 4, with the protein MGAARRLLGLWLAAALALGAARGCLQCDPAFAARFASYRPRLSRKAWGLGDVPAAGRLLRGWAGDTVRGLRLSIPAEIPLDKLHEIAAKVYEKLDILLSGKTYQPGILPQRLQAVFQNQIQLLQRAIIESRLECERHCGIFRYDAVSCMNCNVSRPACFGYNCESSEEWEAALKGLFDYINKIYQQSARWLVALRRIPGFLNCTSTSPAMLNFKRIKASMSETWHNTLVNRKTSGWPKYRIPPTTVIDC; encoded by the exons ATGGGGGCGGCCCGGCGGCTGCTCGGCCTGTGGCTGGCGGCGGCGCTGGCGCTGGGCGCGGCCCGGGGCTGCCTGCAGTGCGACCCGGCCTTCGCCGCCCGCTTCGCCTCCTACCGGCCCCGCCTCAGCCGCAAGGCCTGGGGGCTCGGCGACGTGCCGGCCGCGGGGCGGCTGCTGCGGGGCTGGGCCGGGGACACGGTGCGGGGGCTGCGCCTCAGCATCCCCGCCGAGATCC CTCTGGATAAGCTGCATGAAATTGCAGCCAAAGTGTATGAAAAACTTGACATCCTGTTGAGTGGAAAAACGTACCAACCAG GTATTCTCCCTCAACGCCTGCAGGCCGTTTTTCAGAACCAGatccagctgctgcagagagctATCATTGAAA GCAGACTGGAGTGTGAACGTCACTGTG GAATCTTTCGATATGACGCTGTCTCCTGCATGAATTGTAACGTCTCCAGACCAGCTTGTTTTGGATATAACTGCGA GTCATCAGAAGAATGGGAAGCAGCCTTGAAAGGCCTTTTTGATTACAT AAACAAAATATACCA GCAATCAGCAAGGTGGCTAGTTGCCTTGAGAAGGATCCCAGGCTTCCT CAATTGCACATCAACCAG CCCAGCAATGCTAAACTTTAAAA GGATAAAGGCCAGCATGTCTGAGACTTGGCACAACACACTTGTGAACAGGAAGACTAGTGGATGGCCCAAATACAGAATCCCCCCCACCACAGTGATAGACTGCTGA